Proteins from one Triticum aestivum cultivar Chinese Spring chromosome 7A, IWGSC CS RefSeq v2.1, whole genome shotgun sequence genomic window:
- the LOC123151797 gene encoding squamosa promoter-binding-like protein 16 → MDWDLKMPPGAWDLAELEGDAPAAGGQASAGGIANAAGRQECSVDLKLGGLGECGAAPDSRGLGKAPAEAPSSAPSAAKRPRASSGGGGGSGSGAGQQQCPSCAVDGCRADLSRCRDYHRRHKVCEAHSKTPVVTVAGREMRFCQQCSRFHLLTEFDETKRSCRKRLDGHNRRRRKPQPDVMNSASFMTSQQGTRFSSFPTPRPEQNWQGIIKTEENPYYAHQLPLGISSRQHFGGSASTYAKEGRRFPFLQEGEINFATGVALEPSVCQPLLKTVAPPESSSSSSKMFSDGLTPVLDSDCALSLLSAPANSSGIDVGQMVQQTEHIPIAQPLFSNLQFSSSSWFSRTQASTGTVSATGFSCPAVENEQLNNVLSSDNNDLNYNGIFHVGGEGSSDGAPPSLPFPWQ, encoded by the exons ATGGACTGGGATCTCAAGATGCCGCCCGGCGCATGGGACCTCGCCGAGCTGGAGGGCGACGCGCCGGCGGCGGGCGGGCAGGCGTCGGCCGGTGGCATTGCTAATGCGGCCGGCCGGCAGGAGTGCTCCGTGGACCTGAAGCTCGGCGGGCTCGGCGAGTGCGGCGCTGCTCCGGACAGCCGCGGCCTCGGCAAGGCGCCGGCCGAGGCGCCGTCCTCGGCGCCCAGCGCGGCGAAGCGGCCGCGCGCGTCGTCGGGAGGGGGAGGCGGGAGCGGGAGCGGCGCGGGGCAGCAGCAGTGCCCGTCGTGCGCGGTGGACGGGTGCAGGGCGGACCTGAGCAGGTGCCGCGACTACCATCGCCGGCACAAGGTGTGCGAGGCGCACTCCAAGACCCCCGTCGTCACCGTCGCCGGCCGCGAGATGCGCTTCTGCCAACAGTGCAGCAG GTTTCACCTGCTTACGGAGTTTGATGAGACCAAACGCAGCTGTAGAAAGCGTCTTGATGGGCACAACCGTCGCCGCAGGAAACCGCAGCCAGATGTGATGAATTCTGCAAGTTTTATGACGAGCCAACAAG GAACAAGGTTTTCATCATTTCCAACTCCAAGACCGGAGCAAAACTGGCAAGGGATCATTAAAACCGAGGAGAACCCCTATTACGCACATCAACTCCCTCTGGGCATCAGCAGCAGGCAGCATTTTGGTGGATCTGCGTCGACTTACGCCAAAGAAGGACGGCGGTTTCCTTTCCTGCAGGAAGGCGAGATAAACTTTGCCACCGGTGTGGCACTTGAGCCTTCAGTGTGCCAGCCGCTCCTCAAGACGGTAGCTCCTCccgagagcagcagcagcagcagcaagatgTTCTCTGATGGGCTGACTCCGGTGCTCGACTCGGACTGTGCTCTCTCTCTTCTGTCAGCTCCGGCAAACTCCTCCGGTATCGATGTTGGCCAGATGGTCCAGCAGACTGAACACATCCCCATTGCCCAGCCTCTGTTCTCCAACCTGCAGTTCAGCAGCTCGTCCTGGTTCTCGCGCACCCAGGCTTCCACCGGCACCGTCTCAGCGACCGGATTTTCCTGCCCCGCGGTGGAGAATGAGCAACTGAACAATGTGCTAAGCTCGGACAACAATGACTTGAACTACAATGGGATATTTCATGTCGGCGGTGAAGGCTCGTCGGACGGCGCCCCGCCATCTCTGCCCTTCCCGTGGCAGTAG